One genomic region from Anopheles bellator chromosome 2, idAnoBellAS_SP24_06.2, whole genome shotgun sequence encodes:
- the LOC131210824 gene encoding uncharacterized protein LOC131210824 isoform X2 produces the protein MRKVWLFASALLAFLNFVKSQELARTLYSPRYDNLDIDTILGSNRLVSNYVDCLLSRKPCPPEGKDLKRILPEALRTKCARCSPIQKENALKIITRLYFDYPDQYRALRERWDPSGEYHRRFEEYLRGLQFNQIGGNGATAPAGPTTGNGGGGGGGSNTVDSGNDRPAPPPVLVNRFGEDADQARPTFAPAPVPVTTTTTQRPTTTERQTRPVTRQTTTRNTQRTTTRFAANQPLPASPIVGLWNQLGTKIADTADAIAGMLKKTVDVLVTSHIQSHQRALRRI, from the exons ATGCGTAAAGTTTGGCTGTTCGCCAGCGCCTTGCTGGCGTTTCTCAATTTCGTCAAGTCACAGGAGCTGGCCCGAACCTTATACAGTCCAAG ATACGATAACCTGGACATTGACACCATTTTGGGCAGCAATCGGTTGGTTTCGAACTATGTGGACTGCTTGCTGAGCCGCAAACCGTGCCCCCCGGAGGGCAAGGACCTGAAGC GGATTCTTCCGGAGGCACTGCGTACCAAGTGTGCACGCTGTTCACCGATCCAGAAGGAGAACGCGCTGAAGATCATCACACGGTTGTACTTCGACTACCCGGACCAGTACCGGGCGTTGCGTGAGCGTTGGGATCCGTCGGGCGAGTACCATCGACGGTTCGAGGAGTACTTGCGTGGCTTGCAGTTTAACCAGATCGGCGGAAATGGCGCTACTGCTCCTGCAGGACCAACCactggcaacggtggcggtggcggcggcggtagtaACACGGTAGACAGTGGTAACGATAGGCCG GCTCCACCACCGGTATTGGTGAACCGGTTCGGTGAGGACGCTGACCAGGCTCGGCCGACATTTGCGCCGGCGCCCGTTCCAGTGACAACCACCACGACCCAGAGGCCAACGACTACGGAAAGGCAAACGCGTCCAGTAACGCGCCAAACGACGACCAGAAATACTCAACGTACCACCACAAGATTC GCCGCGAACCAGCCGCTACCGGCCAGCCCGATCGTGGGCCTCTGGAACCAGCTGGGCACCAAGATAGCCGACACGGCGGACGCCATCGCCGGGATGCTGAAGAAAACCGTCGACGTCCTGGTGACGAGTCACATCCAGTCCCACCAGAGGGCCCTGCGAAGAATTTGA
- the LOC131210824 gene encoding mucin-2-like isoform X1 has product MRKVWLFASALLAFLNFVKSQELARTLYSPRYDNLDIDTILGSNRLVSNYVDCLLSRKPCPPEGKDLKRILPEALRTKCARCSPIQKENALKIITRLYFDYPDQYRALRERWDPSGEYHRRFEEYLRGLQFNQIGGNGATAPAGPTTGNGGGGGGGSNTVDSGNDRPAPPPVLVNRFGEDADQARPTFAPAPVPVTTTTTQRPTTTERQTRPVTRQTTTRNTQRTTTRFITRVPQTPPPRTTTFKTPQRPPTNQPIPTAPQQPLAPPSPPQIYPTIILQQPQAPPRATPTTTRPLYVPTRPPYVPTEPTPRTQYDTTPDSIIDHFFVPPSQAANQPLPASPIVGLWNQLGTKIADTADAIAGMLKKTVDVLVTSHIQSHQRALRRI; this is encoded by the exons ATGCGTAAAGTTTGGCTGTTCGCCAGCGCCTTGCTGGCGTTTCTCAATTTCGTCAAGTCACAGGAGCTGGCCCGAACCTTATACAGTCCAAG ATACGATAACCTGGACATTGACACCATTTTGGGCAGCAATCGGTTGGTTTCGAACTATGTGGACTGCTTGCTGAGCCGCAAACCGTGCCCCCCGGAGGGCAAGGACCTGAAGC GGATTCTTCCGGAGGCACTGCGTACCAAGTGTGCACGCTGTTCACCGATCCAGAAGGAGAACGCGCTGAAGATCATCACACGGTTGTACTTCGACTACCCGGACCAGTACCGGGCGTTGCGTGAGCGTTGGGATCCGTCGGGCGAGTACCATCGACGGTTCGAGGAGTACTTGCGTGGCTTGCAGTTTAACCAGATCGGCGGAAATGGCGCTACTGCTCCTGCAGGACCAACCactggcaacggtggcggtggcggcggcggtagtaACACGGTAGACAGTGGTAACGATAGGCCG GCTCCACCACCGGTATTGGTGAACCGGTTCGGTGAGGACGCTGACCAGGCTCGGCCGACATTTGCGCCGGCGCCCGTTCCAGTGACAACCACCACGACCCAGAGGCCAACGACTACGGAAAGGCAAACGCGTCCAGTAACGCGCCAAACGACGACCAGAAATACTCAACGTACCACCACAAGATTC ATAACACGAGTGCCacaaacgccaccaccacggaccaCGACGTTCAAAACACCACAACGAcctccaaccaaccaaccaatacCAACGGCACCACAACAACCACTTgcaccgccatcaccaccacaaatCTATCCAACAATAATACTACAACAACCTCAGGCCCCACCGAGGGCGACACCAACAACCACACGACCACTCTATGTTCCAACGCGACCACCCTACGTACCAACGGAACCGACACCTCGGACGCAGTACGACACTACGCCGGACAGCATTATTGATCACTTCTTTGTTCCGCCATCGCAGGCCGCGAACCAGCCGCTACCGGCCAGCCCGATCGTGGGCCTCTGGAACCAGCTGGGCACCAAGATAGCCGACACGGCGGACGCCATCGCCGGGATGCTGAAGAAAACCGTCGACGTCCTGGTGACGAGTCACATCCAGTCCCACCAGAGGGCCCTGCGAAGAATTTGA